GCCGACAATATTTCCAAGGTACTGGGACTCGATGTCACCATCCTGGATGAACAAGGGATACGTGTGAGTGGAACCGGCTACTATCAGGAGTTGATTGGATTGCCTGCGCCGGAGGGATCGTTTTTCCGAATGATCCTGCAAACCGGACAGCCGGGAATGATTTTTGACATGAAAAAGAACGAGTCGGAGTGCGGCAATTGCAAGTTTTTGCAGCAATGCCGAGAGCTGGCGACGATTGGATTTCCGGTGCACAAACGGGAGAAGACGGTAGGGGTCATCGGAATTATCGGCTTTTCCCCCGAGCAAAAAGAAAAAATGCTGCACCATTCGGAAAAATGGATGCCGTTTTTGCAGCATACGAGTTCCTTGATTGAACACAAGCTGCTCGAGCTGGATGCGGAGCGTGAGAAGAGCTGTAACATTCAAGAGGAAATGCCGCAGGCCTCGGTTCATCCGGTGTATTTCGCCCAGCTGATTGGGGCAGAAACAGGCTTGCGTGATGTCATTGCCAAAGCGAAAAAGGTGACGAACAGCATATCCACTGTTTTGATCCGAGGAGAGAGCGGAACGGGCAAGGAGCTGTTGGCAAAAGCCATTCACTGCGAAAGTGGGCGCAGTAGACATCCATTTATCGCAGTCAATTGCGCTGCGATTCCCGAGACCTTGTTAGAAAGCGAGTTGTTCGGGTACGAAGGCGGTGCATTCACAGGCTCCAGACGCGAAGGGAAGCCGGGAAAATTTGAATTGGCCCACAAGGGAACGATTTTTCTGGATGAAGTAGGCGATATTCCGTTGTCCCTCCAGCCCAAGCTGCTGCGTGTCCTTCAGGAGAAAACAGTAGATCGAGTAGGCGGCGTGAAGACACTAGGCGTGGATGTACGTGTCATTGCTGCTACACACAGAGATTTGGAGAGCATGGTCAGGGAAGGAACGTTTCGCGAGGATTTGTATTATCGTCTCAACGTCATCCCCCTGCGGTTAAAGCCGTTGCGTGAACGCACGGAGGATATTGCGCTTTACTTGCAGCACTTCCTGTATCGGTACGGGACGTTGCTGCAAAGAGGCAGACTGGAGCTCGAAGCCCAGCTCGTCCAACGACTACAGGCATACGAGTGGCCGGGGAATATTCGTCAGTTGGAAAATGCCGTTGAATACATGGTCAACATGGCGGAGGGGCAAGTCATCGGCAACGACGAGCTTCCTGATTATTTGCTGTTTGAGGATGAAACGACGACAGTAGGCAGCGATTTGGGATTGGAAAAGCTGGTGGCAGAATATGAACGCTCCATTCTCCAGCGCTATTTGAACGCAGGCAAGTTTGGACAGGACAAAGCCGCGATTGCCGATGAGCTGCAAATCAGCTTGTCGACCTTGTACCGGAAGATGGAGAAATACGGTTTGGAAAAAGGATAGAGGAAAATAAAAAACCAGCCTGGATTGATCGGAGTTTTTCCGAGGTCTGGGCTGGTTTGTTTGTATTTACGAAGGCTGCGGTTCTTTCTTCGCTTTCAGCTCGTAATGGCCGGTATTGCCGCTAATGTACCACTCAGGGGTTTTTTCTTCGCGCGCTTCGCGGTGACCTGCCAGATGAACATCACTCAGCTCCCACTGCTTCCATGCTTCTTTTGATTCCCAGCGGATTATGACGACGACTTCTTCTTCACCTTTACGTGGCTTCTGTACCAGCACGCTCAAATCTACAAAACCAGGAGCCTTCTCAACAGCACCAGGCTCGCTAAAGCCTTGTACGATTTTGTCAGAATGACCTTCCTGGACGACGTATGTTTTTATTTCCATCATCATGAAGTGCGACACTCCTTATATACCATTTCCCTACTTTTCCATATTATTGAGAAATATTATCATTGTCAACCAGATATTAGCAAATGGTAGGACGATATATAGTGGTATGGGATTTCAAATAATCAGGACATGGTTTTCCAAATTGTGATAATGTTGTGTTCGATTAGTAATAAAATTGTAGGGGGGTTTTAAATGCCTGATCTCTTGCTTGTGTTATTCTTGATAAACTTATCTTTATTTCTCTTGCACGAAATGGATGCGATAAGACGTTCTGAGTGGAGATTGTTTATCGTGCTTAAGGATATGGAAGATTCTAAAGCCTATAAAGTATTCACTTTTATTCACCTTCCTCTTTACACAATCATACTCTACTTCCTTTTAAGTAAATATCAGACAGTTACTTTTTGGGTCCTAGATATATTTTTAATCATACATGCAATCCTGCACTTATTTTTTGAAAAGCACCCCCGTAATGGATTTAAAAATTCATTTTCAAGAACAATTATTTATCCAATGGGACTCCTTGCGGCTATTCATTTAGTATTACTATTCATAACTGAGTACCAATGATAAAGAACTGACGACTAAGCTAACAAGAAAACGATTGTTTAATAAAGCAGAGGCAGTCTAATACTTAATTTTCTTTGAACACGAGAGCTTCGTTTTCAAGGGGGACTTCTTCTTTTTGGGGAGCAGCAAAAATATCAATACCACGCTCAAGTAGGCTTTCTACCGCCTCGCGAACAGGGAGAAGTGGTAATTGCATTTCATCGGCTACGGCAGCTTCTATATCAGAGACAGTGTGGAGGGGTGTTATCTGGCCTGTGCCATCTGAATAACCGATGTGGAGTGTGTTGTTTTTAAGGAGCACGAAGCGATCTTGCTCCAGTTGAAAACGATGTATGTGAAGTCGATTCAAAAAGAGGGCGTCTGGTGAAAAAGAGGAGCGGATGACTTCCGACAAGTCGGACAGTTCTTTTCGTTCATCCGGATGAAAATCCCACGGAGGAAGTGCCACTTTTCCGTTTTCATACCGCGTAAAGCGATAGTGTTCAGGATGATCGGGACTTTTGGTCAAATCCATGGAAACAGCGCCAAAAGGCCTGGCATGGTTCCCGTCTTCCAGAAAATGAATCGGCTCAAAGATAGGAGCGGTAGCCCCTACATCCACATAGACGGGTGTCTCGCCTGTGTTCGGACCGTCGATCAGGATGGCAGTATGTCCACCGCCTGGCAAGATGAGGTGACCGAAGAAGCCAAGGGAGCGAAGTAGCGCGAGAAAGCTGTGATTGGTGGTATAGCATGTGCCGCCAAAATGATGGTGGATCGCATTGTGCACATATTCCTCAGGGGTCGGTACCTCATGTTTTCCGTCACGGAAGAAGAGCAGCTTGCTTACATTTTCATAAGGGAAGGTCTGCAGATGCGCGCGACAGAGCTGACTGAGATAAGAGAGGCTAGGGGACTTGCGGTCTAGCTGTAGACGTTGAAGGTATAAACTCGCCCAGTTCGGTAAGGTATACATAAACAAGTTCACTCCTTGCATAAAATAAATAGTAAACAAAAATATCTGTTAAGTTTTGTAGGGAGATCGTATCACATGGGACAAGTGGTAATCAACCTAAATTTTCCCAGAAAACAAAAAGGCACCGGAAGGATATCCTCCGGTGCTAGCGGGTCCCTAGTCCGCCTTCTTTTTCGTACGAATAGATAAGTGCAAAAAGAAATTATAACAACGGCTTAATTTCCCCGGTATTCGGGTTCACTACGAACCAGCCATACGTACTGGTGTAGCTGTCGCCAGATTGGAAGTTGTTCACGACCGTTTGGTACACTTGAATGACATAATGCCCTTTTTCGTCGTCGTGAGTGTACTCGACTACATGTGTTGGCGAGAGTTTTCCGGCGAATTTCTTTTTCACCAGCTCGATCGCTTCCATTTTGGAGTACATTTTTGTTGTTGGAATTTTACCGATGAATATCGATTTGGTTCTCGCATCGTAAATGACCGATTTGTTCAGGTTCTCAGCTACGAAGCGGATTGGTACATAGACGGAGTTTTTGTACATGATGCCTTGTATGTCGCTGTTTGGTGATTTCGGCAACCCGTCAAAGTAGTAGGTGAACGGTGTTTTCATTCCTTCTTCCGCGTTTGGAAAAGCGGGTGCTGCAATGGCAATGCCGGAAAAGAGCACCGAACCTACAACAATGCCCCCCAAAAATGACTTGATGTCCCATTTCATGATGTGAAACCCTCTCCCTTTCTCTTTTCTCTAAATCTTCCCAGCAATCATTATGTCAAAGATCATAGGAGAAAAGCTATCAAACGAGGGTACTAGGAAACAAAGACTAGGAATCATAGGAAAGATAGGACCCAATCAGAATAGTCCTAGTTCTCGAATCAGTGGTTCAGTGATGGGGAGGTTTGTGGTAAGGTAGAAAAAACAGCGGACAAGGTGAGGAACATGACTACCATATTGCAAAATGACTGGGCCCCCGTATTGGCCGATGAATTCGAGAAGCCCTATTATGTAAAGCTTCGTCAAACGTTGAAGGAAGAATATCAGACGCAGACAATCTACCCAGATATGTTTCATATATTCACAGCGCTGCACCTGACTGAATATCAGAATGCAAAGGTTGTGATTTTGGGGCAGGACCCATATCACGGACCGGGACAAGCACATGGATTGAGCTTTTCGGTCAAGCCGGGAATCAAGCCGCCGCCGTCTCTGGTCAACATCTACAAAGAGTTGAAAAGCGATGTTGGTTTTGAAATTCCCCAGCATGGTTATCTGAACCATTGGGCGAAGCAAGGCGTCATGATGCTGAACACCGTTCTGACGGTTCGTCGCGGCACACCGAATTCGCACAAGGACATTGGGTGGGAGACGTTTACAGATCGAATTATTCATTTGTTGAACGACAGGGAGACACCACTCGTTTTCATCCTGTGGGGAAAGCATGCGCAGGAGAAGGCGGCATTCATTGATCGAAACAAGCATTTCGTCATCGCCTCCCCGCATCCAAGCCCATTTTCGGCAAATCGCGGTTTTTTTGGCAGCCGTCCTTTTTCGCGGACTAATGAGTTTTTGCGTTCGCGCGGGCTTCAAGAGATTGATTGGCAGTTGCCGATGCAGGTAGCGGAAGAGGAAGAGTAGCCTGTATTTGTTTCAGGTAAAAGGAAAAGGATCTCCATTGTTTTGCATCATGCAAAGGAGATCCTTTCTTTTTCTAATGATTAGTCTTTGCTTTTGACAACGAGCAGCTTGCCCGTTTGAATCGTAATCGTTCCAGTCTGTTCCGTTAGCAGATTGCTGATCCCAAGCGTGTCGCCAATCCGCAGGGTAGCGTCCTTCAACGGATAGAGGAATCCAGTTAAGGTGATCCCTGTGACTTCCGGTGTAAAAGGCAGCAGGGAGATATGATCAAAATGATCCTGCTCTATCGTACTCTGGCGGTCAATCAGTCGGATTTCATTGGTCTCATCGAGGATGCGGCAGTTGGTGCCCGTCTGCAACGCTTTGTTCAGCAAGTGTAGGTTTGCCAGCATATGGTCAAAACGAGAGCCGAGCACACCGAGCAGCACAATTTCTGCTGGCTGTTGCTCGATTGCCCAAGCAAGGGCCATCTCTGTATCGGTCAAATCTTTCATAACGGGATCGCAGGAGGAGACGTGCATACTGTGACGTTCAATTTCTGCCATTTCCTCGATGCTGACAGAATCAAAGTCACCGATCGACAATCTTGGCACAAGACCGTTGCGAACGAGGAACAAGGCACCTCTGTCAACGCCGACGAGCCAATCATTTTCACGAATCTCTTGGATCGCCCAGTTGCCCAGATTGCCTCCAGCGAATAGTAGGATGCGTGTAGGATTCATGCTACGGCCACCTTTTTCTATTAGAAATACTCTCTATGTAGGAATCGAAGAGCGAAATGTGCTCTGACAAGCAAGACGATAGCCTGTAGCGAGTTTTTCTCCCAGCTTTGCTTTTTCCTGTCCAGTCGGGGTATCGAGTAATGATGCACCAGCTACGATCTGTACACTGCACTTGCCGCAATGCCCTTGTTGGCATTTGTAAGCGATGGGTTGATCTTGTGTGAGCGCAGCTTGCAATAGTGTCTGAGAGGGAGTATACCGGACTGGCATCGTTTGTGAGCGTTGCTTCACCTGTACGAGCTTCTGCTCTGATTGGGGACGAGCCGGGCTCATTTCTGTTTTTTTCAACGACGGATGCGTATGCACGGGAACGGGAGCTGGACTCGACATCTGTACGCCAGATCGTCCAGGAATGAGCGAGCCGACCGTAAGCTGTTTGCGCATAGGAACCTCCCGAGTAAGTGATTATTTAATCTTACCATGTCAGGCGTGTGGGTGACAAAGCTGGAGAAAGTGTCCTGAGATGATTGAATTTTTAGATTTTGTTGATTAAAATAATTTTATTAAAAATCAGGAGGGTGATACCATGATTACCATCAAACGGATGAGTGACTGTACCTTTGCAGAAGTGACCAAAGCGTGGAACAGAGGATTTGAAGGTTATTTTATCGAGTTTACGATGACAGAAGAAATGCTTGTCCAGCGACTGGGTGGCGAGGGATACGTGATGTCCCTGTCTGTGGTTGCCTTCGACGGTACGGAGCCGATTGGCTTAGTGGCCAGCGGTATGAGGACCATTGCGGGGAAAAAAGTCGCCTGGAATGGTGGTACGGGTGTCGCCACGGAATACCGTCGACAAGGAGTAGGGAAACAACTGATTGAGGCGGCATTGGATGTATACCGGGAAGCTGGGGTGGAAGTAGCGACCTTGGAGGCATTGAGCCAAAATACCAAAGCGATTGCCTTGTATGAGCAAAAAGGCTATGACATCGTGGATCGTCTGTTGTTTTTGCAGCAAAGTGAACCGCTGGCAGAGGATGCTTTTCAGACAAAATCCCAAGCTGATTATCGGGTTCGACGCATTTTGGCAGCGGAGGCCGCCACGCTGCCGTTTTACGTGACCGATGTCCCGTGGCAAAATTATTGGCTGAACTTGCGAGATGCGCAGGCCTTGCTAGTCGAAGACAGAGAGGGTCAGACGGTCGGCTATGCGATGTACAAGTGTTTGGTAAACGAAGAGGGCAAAGTGAGTGGGATTGTTCTTCGTCAATGTGTAGCGCAGCCAGAGCATCCTGATGCGCAAGACATCTTGAAAACCGCACTCGCGCATGTGTATGGGCCACTTGCACACGATTGCCGCCGGTCTACGTATAATTTGCGCGCGGCTGATACCTTGCTTGTCGAAATCCTGAAAGCGGTGGGATTCGGTCCTTCCGAGACGGAGCAGGTGTTTATGATCAAGCAGATGGAAGCAACAAAGATTCCGGCCGTATAGGAAGTGAAAACATGTGTCAATGCTGGCAGTTCGTGCAGGCGAATACTTTGCGGGAGGAGAGCTCGCTCTTTTCGATAGGCTGTCCACAGCGTAGGCAAGGCTCTCCGCCGCGATCGTACACCTGGCAGCGCTCATCGAAGCCGCCTGTCAGGGAATCTCCTTGAAAAAGCGGCTGCATGTAACCGCCGAATCGAATCGCTTCTTTGAGTACGGTTTGCATGGAATGATAAAGCTGTTTTTGTTCGTCGAGGGAAATTGTCGGGATTGTCCGGGTAGGTAGGATGGCGGCATGAAAGCAGATTTCGTCCGCATAGCAGTTGCCGATGCCCGCCAGCCAATGCTGATTGACTAACGCCGTTTTGAGGACGCTGCGCTTGTCAGCGAGCAACTCCGTAAATCGGGTAAAGGTAAACAGCGGGTCCAATGGCTCCGGACCGAGTGGAGCCAGCCTTTCGTCGATCTGGACGTTGGTGAGTAAGTGCAGGTAGCCCAAACGGAGTCCGTGAAAATATAAAATGCGTTCTCCAAAGGCAAGAGTCACTTGGGCGGTTCGCTTCAGCTTGTCTTCCGCAGAGCCTAGGTATAAAAAGCCGCCGAGCATCAGATGAAGCAGCAGGACATGTCCACTTTCCAGATGGAAGAGAAGATGCTTGCCACGTCGGTCGACAAGTGTCAGGCGATTACCTTGCAAAAGACGAGAAAATTCCTCAGGTGGCAGATTGATCGTTTTTTCCCGCTGAACATGTGTGGCTGTAATTGTTCCGCCACCGATTTTATCGAGCAGCAATCGGTGATAGGTTTCCATCTCAGGTAATTCAGGCACGCTGACTCCCTCCCGTCGCAAGAGTTTTTCGTAGGATTTCCCATATCGATGATCCACATGCCGTACCCATCACTATTTTTGGTGATGGGTCGTTTCAATTTAGACTTTGTTTACCAACGCTTTTACCAAATGGGGTAATATAATATATAAGGTAGTAAGATGAGGGCATGGCCCGAAGGATTATTGAACGGACAGGAGATTACATATGCAAAAAGTAGAATTGATCGCTACGGCGACTTTTGGTTTGGAATCAGTAGTAGCAGAAGAGGTAAAGGCACTCGGATACGGTCCGGTACAGGTGGAAAACGGCAAGGTAACGTTCACCGCAGATATTTCTGCGATTCCCCGCACAAATTTGTGGTTACGAACTGCCGACCGCGTGCGTCTAAAGATAGGAGAGTTCAAAGCGACCACGTTTGACGAGCTGTTTGAACAGACAAAGGCACTGCCGTGGGCTGATTGGATTACAGAGGACGGGACATTTCCTGTGGAAGGGAAATCGGTCAAATCTACCTTGTTCAGTGTGCCGGATTGCCAAGCCATCGTGAAAAAAGCAGTGGTAGAAAGTCTGAAAAAGACCTACAAGCGCGAGTGGTTCGATGAGCAAGGGCCGCTGTACAAGATCGAGGTGGCACTTCTCAAGGATGTGGCGACGCTGACGATTGATACGTCAGGACCGGGTCTGCACAAGCGCGGCTACCGGGAATTGATCGGACAAGCGCCACTAAAAGAAACGATGGCTGCGGCGATGATTATGCTGTCTCGCTGGAAGCCTGATCGGGTATTTATGGACCCATTCTGTGGATCGGGTACACTTCCGATTGAAGCGGCGCTGATCGGACAAAACATCGCTCCGGGGATGAACCGGGAATTCGTTTCCGAGACGTGGCCTATCATTCCGAAAACAGCTTGGCGTGAAGCGCGCGCAGAAACCCATGATTTGGCTCGTTATGATCAAAAGCTGGAGATTATCGGGACAGACATGGATGACGAGATCTTGAAAATTGCCCGCCACAACGCGACGGAGGCTGGTGTAGATGACCTGATTCATTTTCAGCGCATGGATGTGCGGGATGTAAGAACCAAGCGCAAGTACGGCTACTTGATTTGCAACCCACCTTATGGGGAGCGCCTGGGAGAATGGAAGCAGGTTGCCAAGATGTATGGCGAAATGGGGAAAACCTTTGCTGCCATGGATACGTGGTCTTTCTATGTTATTACGTCCGATGAACAGTTTGAGGAGCATTTTGGTCGTACAGCAAGCAAAAAGCGCAAGCTCTACAACGGAAATATCAAAGTAGATTACTATCAGTTTTTCGGACCTAGACCGCCACGCGGACCAATGGTTACCCCGACCGAGTAGACATAAGAGTGATGTTCAAAAGATGACTTTTTGAACTACCTCTAAAGAAGGGGCATAATTGGAGGAGAAAATGCAATGAGCAAGAAACGATTCGGGAGCAGAATGCTGGCTGCGCTATTGGCAGCGACTACATTACTGAGCCAAAGCACGCCGTTGACTCATGCTGCAACGGAGCCAGAGAAGCCGGGGATAGAGACCAAGAAGCTGGAAGATCAATTCAAAAAACAAGAAGAAGCACACACGGAGTTTACGGATTTGGGCAACAGCTACGCTAGAAAAGCCGTAAACAGACTTGCAGCCCTTCATATGATCGGTGGTCAGGGAGAAAACCGCTTCAACCCGCAAAACAAGATTTCTCGACAGGATATTGCGGTGCTTTTGACAAAAGTAATCGGTCTTCAACCAACAGAAATTGAGGATGCCGCTTTTGAAGATGTACCGTTGGAAAGCCCTTATGCACCGTACGTTTATGGACTCTCAGAGTTGGGTGTGATGAACGGCAGAAGTGAGCATACCATGGGTGCTCTAGATCCGCTTACACGACAAGAGCTGGCTGTCATGCTGTCTCGCTTGATGAAAGAAGCCGCCATAACCAAAGTGGCAGGTCAGACTCCTGTTGCATACAGCGATGAAGAAGAAATAGCCGACTACGCCAAAACGGCTGTCGAAGAAGTGACGAATCAGCGCTGGATGCAAGGTGCAAGCGGCAAGTTTAATCCGACTGGAACCGTCACGCGCGCAGAGGCTGCTGTGATCGCTGAACGCGTCTTGGATGCACGCTACCTGCAAGCAGAACAGGTGAAATACAAGATAGATGTAGAGCGGCTGAGTTTGGCTGCTGGCACGAGCCAACGCTTGAAGGTAAGCAGTATCAGCGGTGATGAGCTGCCGTTTACGCCTATTTTCGCTTTTGATCGTCCTGAGCTGGGAACCATTTTAGCTGACGGAACCTTTGTTGCTCGCTCCACTGCAGGAAAAGGAAATCTCACGGTGACAGTCGGCTATAAAACGACGACAATTCCGGTTGAGATCAAGGACGCTGGTAAGCCAGCTGTCGAAAAGGCAGAGGACACGCCAAAGACTGCACCGGAGACTTCCTCCAAAGACTCGGCAGCGAAAGTCGATGAAAGCAAGATTGTAGTAGAGGGAGAAAAACCAGACGCAGACACAGGAGCAACAAAAACGGAAGCAACGAAGCCTGCTGATCCAAAAGAAGAGGCAAATGAACCAACAAAGAAGGACGAACTGGTCAATATCGCGCCAGGCAGTTATACATCGGTTGCTACTTTGGGAACCCCAGACTCGTATTTCCAAGAGCTGGAGAAGAAGTATCCGGGTCCTGTAGGTGGACTTGTAACGCCTACAGAAGATTGGACGGGATACCACCGTCAGTTTGGGCGTAAGGTGACCGTTGAGCTCGACCAGGCGAAGCCATTGGAGAGAGTTGCGCTAACGTTTAAGCAGCAGAAGTCTTCGGGTATCACGATGCCAGAATACATGGAAGTCGAGGTATCTCGTGACGGGAAAGTGTGGTCGTATGCGGGAAGAGCCGTTCACGATGTTTCCGTCAAAGAAGACAAGCTGGTTACACGCACGTTAAGCGTGACCTTGCCTGACGTCAACACCCGCTATGTACGAGTATCCTTCCCGGTGAAAGTATTTACGTTCGCTCGCCAGCTGGAGGTATGGGCAAAAACGGATAGCGAGTGGAACAATGGCGCTGTCTTGCTGCCGCCACCAAACCCGGCGAAGCTGGAAGAAGCCAAGCAAGCAGGGCGTCGTGTGGAAAATATGCTGCTCGCTTATTCCGGAGAGCATGGCGAAATCGGGACATGGACCAAAGAGGATTTCCTCCCGATGGTTGGCTACCGCACTGTAGATGGTTATATGCGCGACCAGATGTTTGACACGATTCTGTTCCTGCCGTATCAGACCATTCCGGCTACGAAAGAAAGCTGGACAAAGTATATGAATGATTTGTTCGGTTCAAACAAGCAGCTCGACGCTCTCAACCAGGCTATGCGGGAGTACAACCGCCTGCGTGGAACGCTGTATACGACACCGACGCAGGAAAACGTCGTGCTGGCACTGCCGTATCCGAATGCCAGTCAGACCAATTTTGGCCAACTGGATGAAAAGAAACCATCCCTCTCCTTCAACCCTGCGGGAATTGGGGAAGAGCAAGCGTATTTGAATCGCAAAGCTGCGTTGGAATGGTACTTCCAGGAGCTCATGAAGCGCTGGAACAGGGAAGGATACGCTTATCTGAAGCTGGAAGGAATCTATTGGTTCCATGAGCTGGTGGAGGATAGCGCACCGAAAGAGCGCCAGCTGATTCGTGACATGGGTAGCATGGTGCATGACGAGGCGTTGCGCTACTACTGGATTCCGTATTTCGGATCACCGGGAGTGTCCGAGTGGAAATCTCTTTATTTCGATAAGGCATTCCTGCAGCCGAGCTATTACAGCGACAAGCCGGTAGGAATTGACCGTATTCAAGGGGTACTGGACGTCGTCAACAAGTACGACATGGACATCGAGATCGAAGGCGACAGGAAGATATACAATGATCCGAAGTTCTATCAGACCTACTATAATCAGCTAGTGGCCACCCACAAGCTGGGGATGGATAAAAACAACGTACACGCTTACTACTTCGGCTCCAAGACATTGTTAGATTCTGTCAAGAGCACGGACCCTGTCAAGCGCGCGGTCTATGATGATACGTACAAATGGATGCGCGGTCGTTTTGACAGAACGGAATTTTTTGAGGGTAGCGAAATGCCGTAGTGAATGGAAAAGAGTCTGTGTCCCGCTTTGTGGGGAGACAGACTCTTTTTTCTATCTACAGCGGATGGACAGACTTTTGCCCAATCGTTTTCCGTAGATCCCCTCCTGGTCAAGCTATCTATAACCATTTATATGAGAGGAGGCGTTTGGTAGAACAGACATGCTCTTTCTCTAGCTACCCTTGCTAACTTCTTTGGTTCCAATCATGCGGAACAAAATGATATACAGATAGGCACTGACTAAGGTGAAGCCCAGGATGACACCGAATACACCAATAGGAGCGAGCCATTGTGATAGACCGATCGTCAGGGGAGCGATGAAGCGACCGATCGAGAACTGGAGCGATGAGGCTCCCATGTACTGACCGCGTGCATCCTCGGGCGAGTATTTACTGATAAAGCTCTGGGCGACTGGTGTGCGAATCAGCTCGCCAAATGTCAAAATCGCCATACAGCCGAACAGGAGCCAGATATTCGTCGTAAAGGCCATCAAGAACAGGCCGAGACCGAACAAGATGGAGGAGATGACGAGGCTGTTGCGATCACTCCAGTTTTCAAACCAGCGTGTGACCGGCAGTGTAAACAGAACCACCAAAAAACCATTTAAAGCCATGAGCCAGCCGAATGCGCTGGTTCCGCCGATTGAATAAGTCCAATCACCCCACGAAAATAATGGTTGCTGCATGACATGCTCTTTGACATACAAAGCCATGTAAATATCCAACTGCATGAATCCAATGGCGATCAAAATCCCTGCGCCAATGTACAAGGCAAATGCTTTATCGCGGAAAATAACCGCGTAACTCTGGAATTGCTGAATCAGAGAAAAACGCTCCTTTGCCTTCTCCTGACGGACGTGTTCAGGCAGCGTTTCTTTGATCAGGAAAAAGACAGTGATCGCA
The window above is part of the Brevibacillus antibioticus genome. Proteins encoded here:
- a CDS encoding THUMP domain-containing class I SAM-dependent RNA methyltransferase, which gives rise to MQKVELIATATFGLESVVAEEVKALGYGPVQVENGKVTFTADISAIPRTNLWLRTADRVRLKIGEFKATTFDELFEQTKALPWADWITEDGTFPVEGKSVKSTLFSVPDCQAIVKKAVVESLKKTYKREWFDEQGPLYKIEVALLKDVATLTIDTSGPGLHKRGYRELIGQAPLKETMAAAMIMLSRWKPDRVFMDPFCGSGTLPIEAALIGQNIAPGMNREFVSETWPIIPKTAWREARAETHDLARYDQKLEIIGTDMDDEILKIARHNATEAGVDDLIHFQRMDVRDVRTKRKYGYLICNPPYGERLGEWKQVAKMYGEMGKTFAAMDTWSFYVITSDEQFEEHFGRTASKKRKLYNGNIKVDYYQFFGPRPPRGPMVTPTE
- a CDS encoding DUF4855 domain-containing protein encodes the protein MSKKRFGSRMLAALLAATTLLSQSTPLTHAATEPEKPGIETKKLEDQFKKQEEAHTEFTDLGNSYARKAVNRLAALHMIGGQGENRFNPQNKISRQDIAVLLTKVIGLQPTEIEDAAFEDVPLESPYAPYVYGLSELGVMNGRSEHTMGALDPLTRQELAVMLSRLMKEAAITKVAGQTPVAYSDEEEIADYAKTAVEEVTNQRWMQGASGKFNPTGTVTRAEAAVIAERVLDARYLQAEQVKYKIDVERLSLAAGTSQRLKVSSISGDELPFTPIFAFDRPELGTILADGTFVARSTAGKGNLTVTVGYKTTTIPVEIKDAGKPAVEKAEDTPKTAPETSSKDSAAKVDESKIVVEGEKPDADTGATKTEATKPADPKEEANEPTKKDELVNIAPGSYTSVATLGTPDSYFQELEKKYPGPVGGLVTPTEDWTGYHRQFGRKVTVELDQAKPLERVALTFKQQKSSGITMPEYMEVEVSRDGKVWSYAGRAVHDVSVKEDKLVTRTLSVTLPDVNTRYVRVSFPVKVFTFARQLEVWAKTDSEWNNGAVLLPPPNPAKLEEAKQAGRRVENMLLAYSGEHGEIGTWTKEDFLPMVGYRTVDGYMRDQMFDTILFLPYQTIPATKESWTKYMNDLFGSNKQLDALNQAMREYNRLRGTLYTTPTQENVVLALPYPNASQTNFGQLDEKKPSLSFNPAGIGEEQAYLNRKAALEWYFQELMKRWNREGYAYLKLEGIYWFHELVEDSAPKERQLIRDMGSMVHDEALRYYWIPYFGSPGVSEWKSLYFDKAFLQPSYYSDKPVGIDRIQGVLDVVNKYDMDIEIEGDRKIYNDPKFYQTYYNQLVATHKLGMDKNNVHAYYFGSKTLLDSVKSTDPVKRAVYDDTYKWMRGRFDRTEFFEGSEMP
- a CDS encoding MDR family MFS transporter; protein product: MIWRSWDLNLKVRLFGELITHTFFWMYFPFMAIYFSDTFGKDVAGLLLMVPPLLGMLSNLFGGYLADRVGRRFTMLLSLCTSTVMFALFAFSPSPWIDYIAFIGIGIAGALYWPASSAMVADLTTEEDRRIVFATFYTAMNIGVVAGPVLGSVFFVHYRPQLLMFCTLVELLFAITVFFLIKETLPEHVRQEKAKERFSLIQQFQSYAVIFRDKAFALYIGAGILIAIGFMQLDIYMALYVKEHVMQQPLFSWGDWTYSIGGTSAFGWLMALNGFLVVLFTLPVTRWFENWSDRNSLVISSILFGLGLFLMAFTTNIWLLFGCMAILTFGELIRTPVAQSFISKYSPEDARGQYMGASSLQFSIGRFIAPLTIGLSQWLAPIGVFGVILGFTLVSAYLYIILFRMIGTKEVSKGS